In a single window of the Chondrocystis sp. NIES-4102 genome:
- a CDS encoding Photosystem II 4 kDa reaction center component superfamily protein translates to MDAAMILAELPEAYAMFKPLVDVLPVIPVFFLALAFVWQAAVGFK, encoded by the coding sequence ATGGATGCTGCAATGATCTTGGCTGAATTGCCAGAAGCTTACGCTATGTTTAAGCCTTTGGTAGATGTTCTGCCAGTTATCCCCGTGTTTTTCCTAGCTTTGGCTTTCGTTTGGCAAGCAGCAGTAGGATTTAAATAA